In Nitrosophilus labii, the following proteins share a genomic window:
- a CDS encoding cytochrome b/b6 domain-containing protein, whose amino-acid sequence MKTSRESYVRIKRMTPFMRVNHWVVAISMIGAIATGLYIGHPYYQTFIAEPAVDKYVMAWNRWIHFILAIIFDVSSIVLVYLYFFSRFEKPYKKLIPNSENIKEFIEVFINLLTFNRVKRFDSSHVDSFHVVYFTIFHLLLAWMLLTGLQLYVHGLASGQSSIGSWWPWVLHLATDWTIAVTGGTLMDVRISHHITMYIIIVWIMFHIYYIVWRTIFWREGDISIVFGGYKFKRKRAA is encoded by the coding sequence ATGAAAACTTCGAGAGAATCGTATGTAAGAATAAAGAGGATGACTCCTTTTATGAGGGTCAACCATTGGGTAGTCGCAATTAGTATGATAGGTGCTATTGCTACCGGTTTATATATTGGACATCCTTATTACCAAACTTTTATCGCTGAACCGGCTGTAGATAAGTATGTAATGGCCTGGAACAGATGGATCCATTTTATATTAGCCATTATTTTTGATGTTAGCTCAATAGTGTTGGTGTATCTATACTTTTTTAGTAGATTTGAAAAGCCCTATAAAAAGCTAATACCAAATAGTGAAAATATAAAAGAGTTTATAGAAGTATTTATAAATCTTTTGACTTTTAACAGAGTAAAGAGGTTTGACAGTTCACATGTAGATAGTTTTCATGTGGTCTATTTCACCATTTTCCATCTACTTTTAGCGTGGATGCTTTTGACAGGGCTTCAGTTATATGTACACGGTCTGGCGTCGGGACAGAGCTCTATAGGGAGTTGGTGGCCTTGGGTACTTCATCTAGCTACTGATTGGACTATCGCGGTAACTGGTGGGACCTTGATGGATGTTAGAATTAGCCATCATATAACTATGTACATTATTATCGTTTGGATAATGTTTCATATATACTATATTGTTTGGAGAACAATCTTTTGGAGAGAAGGAGATATCTCTATTGTTTTTGGTGGATATAAATTTAAAAGAAAGAGAGCTGCTTGA
- a CDS encoding transposase, producing the protein MDRCIYCECKRVYKLSNDHIKCPCCKRKFSLKKIERDFKLIEYFCKDFNALETSKIMGLSYVTVKNRFLLFRKLISLYLEKEYENKKEVIEFDEYLYLEKNKRNDKKNIFDAYNFLTFDYGGKIYNLMMPDLSRYKTSYLEDGLEEIYYKEFEQFLKLNRIAKLKSSQNLITRFWNFFESFINSYKGVSRENFFYYLKEAEFKFNFPKNERVEILKKIYIDSFKETL; encoded by the coding sequence ATGGATAGATGCATCTATTGCGAATGTAAAAGAGTTTATAAACTTTCTAATGATCATATTAAATGCCCATGTTGTAAAAGAAAATTTAGTCTAAAAAAAATTGAAAGGGATTTTAAGCTTATAGAATATTTTTGCAAAGATTTCAATGCTCTCGAGACCTCAAAAATAATGGGTTTAAGCTACGTAACTGTAAAAAACAGATTTTTGCTATTTAGAAAACTGATATCGCTCTATTTAGAAAAAGAGTATGAAAACAAAAAAGAGGTTATAGAGTTCGATGAATATCTTTATCTTGAAAAAAATAAAAGAAATGACAAAAAAAATATTTTCGATGCATACAACTTTTTGACTTTTGACTACGGTGGAAAAATTTACAATCTTATGATGCCAGATCTTTCACGATATAAAACCTCTTATCTAGAAGATGGCTTAGAAGAGATATACTATAAAGAGTTTGAACAGTTCTTAAAACTAAACCGTATAGCAAAACTGAAATCTTCCCAAAACCTAATAACAAGATTTTGGAATTTTTTTGAAAGCTTTATAAATTCCTACAAGGGAGTCTCTCGAGAAAACTTCTTCTATTATCTTAAAGAGGCAGAATTTAAGTTTAACTTTCCAAAAAATGAAAGAGTTGAGATTTTAAAAAAGATATATATAGATTCTTTCAAAGAAACTTTATAA
- a CDS encoding response regulator transcription factor, translating to MSRVLLIEDDIEMQNLIKDYLSNYQYEVFSFEKPKEALQALEKESFDIVVLDLMLPQMDGFDICKEIKRKKDIPIIISSARGDIGNKIMGFELGADDYLAKPYEPRELVLRIEAILRRVKKEEALKISDFYIDEKNRLVKLDDYEIDFTKIELEIFLYLIKNRGKVLSREQIINSTSLPPDTKNRTIDMHISNIRFKIGDDSKNPKYIKSVWGIGYKFI from the coding sequence TTGAGTAGAGTTTTGCTTATCGAAGACGATATTGAAATGCAAAATCTTATAAAAGATTATCTATCTAACTACCAATATGAAGTTTTCTCTTTTGAAAAACCAAAAGAGGCTCTTCAAGCTTTGGAAAAAGAGAGTTTTGACATAGTGGTTTTAGACCTTATGTTGCCACAGATGGACGGTTTTGACATTTGTAAAGAGATAAAAAGAAAAAAGGATATCCCTATAATAATATCAAGTGCTAGAGGAGATATTGGCAATAAAATTATGGGTTTTGAACTTGGCGCAGACGACTACTTGGCTAAACCATACGAACCTAGAGAACTTGTTTTAAGAATAGAAGCAATACTTAGAAGAGTGAAAAAAGAGGAGGCTTTAAAAATATCGGATTTTTATATCGATGAAAAAAATAGATTGGTAAAACTTGATGATTACGAGATAGATTTTACCAAAATAGAGTTAGAGATATTTTTATATCTTATAAAAAATAGAGGCAAGGTACTCTCAAGAGAACAGATCATAAACTCTACATCCCTGCCGCCTGATACCAAAAACAGAACGATAGATATGCATATAAGCAATATAAGGTTTAAAATCGGGGATGATTCTAAAAATCCAAAATATATAAAATCTGTATGGGGAATAGGGTATAAATTTATATGA
- a CDS encoding HAMP domain-containing protein, translating to MSIKTKITALFLISLVLMLTLSFWIEKLNETKNQKLIISKYILAAKELIPIIANNDKKLLEKKLKELELYTVKNGFKTIIFQKPFTFGRVSISKKDGKYYLTIKYLDEKMSFYDKSQDIFLEEKLITNILLFFDILILFTIYFIILKIVSPIKELSVKMERFSKGDYDIRMDIKGDEEIKVAATSFNNMAKTLQKSIEDRENLLKYIGHELKTPLAKAKFAFEMKDYSLLEKNIKDIDMFVSEILNMHLLTTQNLKKSRFKAQTLITEALGKLYISEEENVQIELEDFLVEADIHYMSIALKNLIDNALKYTQKTPIKIVAKDNKIEVISYGERLKKDFSFYLEPFKKEASSGYGLGLSIVDIIVKKHGFSLFYRYLDGKNIFGINFNG from the coding sequence ATGAGTATCAAAACAAAGATCACGGCACTATTTTTAATAAGTCTTGTTTTGATGCTAACTCTTAGTTTTTGGATAGAAAAGCTAAATGAAACAAAAAACCAAAAACTTATAATTTCCAAATATATTTTAGCCGCAAAAGAGCTAATACCCATCATCGCAAATAACGATAAAAAACTTCTTGAAAAAAAACTAAAAGAGTTAGAACTTTACACTGTAAAAAACGGTTTTAAAACCATTATCTTTCAAAAACCATTTACGTTTGGAAGAGTCTCTATCTCGAAAAAGGATGGAAAATATTATCTAACCATAAAGTATCTAGACGAAAAGATGAGCTTTTACGATAAATCCCAAGATATATTTCTAGAAGAAAAGCTTATAACTAATATTTTGTTATTTTTTGATATATTGATACTTTTTACTATCTACTTCATCATTTTAAAGATAGTATCTCCCATAAAAGAGTTATCTGTAAAAATGGAGAGATTTTCAAAAGGTGATTATGATATAAGAATGGATATAAAAGGCGATGAAGAGATAAAAGTCGCTGCAACAAGTTTTAACAATATGGCAAAAACCTTACAAAAAAGTATCGAAGATAGGGAAAATCTACTCAAATATATAGGGCATGAGTTAAAGACTCCCCTAGCAAAAGCAAAATTTGCCTTTGAGATGAAAGACTACTCTTTGCTTGAAAAAAATATCAAAGATATAGATATGTTTGTCAGTGAAATTCTAAATATGCATCTACTGACAACACAAAATCTTAAAAAATCAAGATTTAAAGCCCAAACTCTCATAACTGAAGCGCTTGGAAAACTCTATATATCTGAAGAAGAAAATGTGCAAATAGAATTGGAAGACTTTTTAGTAGAAGCTGATATACACTATATGAGTATAGCTCTAAAAAATCTTATAGATAACGCTTTAAAATATACACAAAAAACACCTATTAAAATAGTTGCAAAAGATAATAAAATAGAGGTTATAAGCTATGGAGAAAGACTAAAAAAAGATTTTAGCTTTTATCTAGAACCATTCAAAAAAGAGGCTTCAAGTGGATATGGACTAGGTCTTAGTATAGTTGATATAATAGTGAAAAAACATGGTTTCTCTCTTTTTTACAGATATTTAGATGGGAAAAATATATTTGGGATTAATTTTAATGGATAG
- the hypF gene encoding carbamoyltransferase HypF: MSRLKIYVKGIVQGVGFRPFVYNLAKELNLKGFVKNRADGVEIEVEGERVGEFLDRLKKEAPPLSQIVKVEVKELPLKEYEEFKILKSKESFKEAFLSPDITVCDECLAELREPANKRFNYPLINCTNCGPRFTIIKSLPYDRKNTSMSSFPMCKACESEYNDPTNRRYHAQPISCFECGPKVRLKKFEQLEAIKEAAKLLSDKKILAVKGVGGYHLVCRADVDEVVRKLRDRKKRAKKPFAVMFKSLEEIEKYCDLSKKDKELILSKERPIVVVKKRFECFNEAAPDIDRLGVFLPYNPIYHLLFDYIDFPLVVTSANISEQPILKDEDNLSRLNDVYDETLWYDREIVNGCDDSVAVSIAGKSLFYRLSRGYAPKSFFIDKNLPSILAVGARQKNSISLGFKNSIILSPHIGDIKNVESFECFKKMIEVFKRIYSFEPQIAVCDKHPSYETTEFAKSLGIKVCEVQHHLAHIYAAYAEMALTDHPLKNEKFIGFSWDGTGYGDDGNIWGGEVFVGDERRYHFKYFKITGGEKAIKDIRLIAWSLMRAYGFEVKDKLFNLAYEKSINSFYTSSVGRLFDAVAFLSGLCEYQDYEGYSGLLVEKAYSGGDDRYDFKVDNGEIEIDFETLINDKKEKIATKFINTLSEIILYIAKNENLPVILTGGVFQNKTLLEETIKKLKKEQIPYFFPTQTPINDGGISLGQLWYCVAKMVKN; this comes from the coding sequence TTGAGCAGACTGAAAATTTATGTAAAAGGCATAGTTCAAGGTGTTGGTTTTAGACCCTTTGTTTACAATTTGGCAAAAGAGTTAAATCTCAAAGGATTTGTTAAAAATAGAGCCGATGGAGTGGAAATTGAGGTTGAGGGCGAGAGAGTAGGGGAGTTTTTAGATAGATTAAAAAAAGAGGCTCCTCCACTCTCTCAAATAGTAAAAGTTGAAGTAAAAGAGCTTCCTTTAAAAGAGTATGAAGAGTTTAAGATCTTAAAAAGCAAAGAGAGTTTCAAAGAAGCTTTCTTATCTCCTGATATTACGGTTTGTGATGAGTGTTTAGCTGAACTTAGAGAACCTGCAAACAAAAGATTTAACTATCCACTTATAAACTGTACAAACTGCGGACCAAGATTTACCATCATAAAGAGTCTTCCGTATGATAGGAAAAATACATCAATGTCTAGTTTTCCTATGTGCAAAGCGTGTGAAAGTGAATATAACGATCCAACAAATAGGCGTTACCATGCCCAGCCGATAAGTTGTTTTGAGTGTGGTCCCAAGGTAAGACTAAAAAAATTTGAACAATTAGAGGCGATAAAAGAGGCCGCAAAGCTTTTAAGTGACAAAAAAATCTTAGCTGTAAAAGGGGTTGGGGGTTATCATCTAGTTTGCAGAGCCGATGTTGATGAGGTGGTGAGAAAACTAAGAGATAGAAAAAAAAGGGCTAAAAAGCCCTTTGCCGTTATGTTTAAAAGTTTAGAAGAGATTGAAAAATATTGCGATTTAAGCAAAAAAGATAAAGAGCTGATTTTATCAAAAGAGAGACCCATAGTCGTAGTTAAAAAGAGGTTTGAGTGTTTTAATGAAGCGGCACCGGATATAGATAGACTTGGAGTCTTTTTGCCTTACAATCCTATTTATCATCTACTCTTTGATTACATAGATTTTCCTTTGGTCGTAACTAGCGCGAATATTAGCGAACAACCTATCTTAAAAGATGAAGATAATTTAAGTAGATTAAATGATGTTTATGATGAGACTCTTTGGTATGATAGAGAGATAGTAAACGGTTGTGATGATAGCGTTGCGGTATCAATAGCAGGTAAATCTCTTTTTTATAGACTCTCTAGAGGGTACGCTCCGAAAAGCTTTTTTATAGATAAGAATTTACCCTCTATTTTAGCCGTCGGGGCTAGACAGAAAAACAGCATTTCACTTGGATTTAAAAATTCTATCATTTTATCGCCGCATATTGGGGATATTAAAAATGTGGAGAGTTTTGAGTGTTTTAAAAAAATGATAGAAGTTTTTAAAAGGATTTACAGTTTTGAGCCCCAAATCGCAGTCTGCGATAAACACCCCTCTTATGAAACAACGGAGTTTGCAAAAAGTTTAGGGATAAAAGTTTGCGAAGTTCAGCACCATTTAGCTCATATCTACGCCGCTTATGCAGAAATGGCATTAACCGACCACCCATTAAAAAATGAGAAATTTATCGGTTTTAGCTGGGATGGAACAGGTTATGGAGATGATGGAAATATTTGGGGCGGAGAGGTATTTGTAGGAGATGAAAGAAGATACCATTTTAAATATTTTAAAATAACGGGCGGTGAAAAGGCTATAAAAGATATAAGACTAATAGCCTGGAGTCTAATGAGAGCCTACGGTTTTGAGGTAAAAGATAAACTTTTTAATCTAGCGTATGAAAAGAGTATAAATAGTTTTTATACAAGTTCGGTTGGAAGGCTTTTTGACGCTGTAGCTTTTTTATCCGGGCTTTGCGAATATCAAGATTATGAGGGCTATAGCGGACTTTTGGTCGAAAAGGCATATAGTGGAGGTGATGATAGATACGATTTTAAAGTTGATAATGGCGAGATTGAGATAGATTTTGAAACTCTAATCAATGATAAAAAAGAGAAAATTGCTACAAAATTTATCAATACGCTTTCTGAAATTATACTTTACATAGCTAAAAATGAAAATCTTCCGGTTATACTTACTGGCGGAGTATTCCAAAATAAAACTTTACTTGAAGAAACTATCAAAAAACTAAAAAAAGAGCAGATTCCTTACTTCTTTCCTACACAAACTCCCATTAATGATGGCGGAATCTCTTTGGGACAACTTTGGTATTGTGTAGCAAAAATGGTTAAAAATTAG
- a CDS encoding cytochrome b/b6 domain-containing protein: MREQAYIWTLPTRIFHWLLVLYILIMFITADEDSLLNIHAAFGYGVGILIFFRIVWGFIGPKYSKFYEWPLNFKEAFEFIFSLFYPKKDYPGHNPAASFVMLGIIVVTLLTVLTGVLTYGIQEGKGVLSFLNSSFFREMEIFEEIHEFFSTFLLLLIFIHIMGVIVDTLLHKEIRTLKSMIDGYKNLKAQSVKLNALQKIVAAIFLSAAIITPAISLIYETPLNKSIHHPIEYENELSSFVEECGSCHTLYPPFLLPAESWKRLMADLENHFGDDASLDEATRKEIEDFLVKNSAQNSTKEAAVYILKSLKNHPIAITKTPFWKEKHAKLDKNIFKSQKVKSKVNCKACHKNIEKGMIEDAEIEIPKA, from the coding sequence ATGAGAGAACAAGCCTATATCTGGACTCTTCCTACGCGAATTTTTCACTGGCTATTGGTTTTGTATATTTTGATAATGTTTATAACCGCAGATGAAGATTCGCTACTAAATATTCACGCCGCATTTGGATATGGAGTGGGTATCTTGATATTTTTTAGAATTGTCTGGGGATTTATAGGTCCTAAATACTCAAAATTTTACGAGTGGCCTTTAAACTTTAAGGAAGCTTTCGAATTTATATTCAGCCTTTTTTATCCTAAAAAAGATTATCCGGGACACAACCCAGCCGCTTCTTTTGTGATGCTTGGTATTATCGTAGTTACTCTTTTGACAGTCTTAACCGGAGTTTTAACTTACGGTATTCAAGAAGGCAAAGGAGTTTTATCTTTTTTGAACTCAAGCTTTTTTAGAGAAATGGAGATATTTGAAGAGATTCATGAGTTTTTCTCCACATTTTTGCTTCTTTTGATATTTATCCATATTATGGGGGTTATAGTAGATACACTTCTTCATAAAGAAATAAGAACCCTAAAATCTATGATAGACGGCTACAAAAATCTAAAAGCCCAAAGTGTAAAATTAAACGCTCTTCAAAAGATAGTCGCAGCAATATTTCTATCAGCCGCAATCATAACTCCTGCTATCTCCTTAATATACGAGACTCCTTTAAACAAATCTATTCACCATCCTATAGAGTATGAAAACGAACTATCATCTTTTGTGGAAGAGTGCGGCTCTTGCCATACACTCTATCCACCTTTTTTGCTACCGGCAGAGTCTTGGAAAAGGTTGATGGCAGATCTTGAAAACCACTTTGGCGATGACGCCTCTTTGGATGAAGCTACAAGAAAAGAGATCGAAGATTTTTTGGTTAAAAATAGTGCCCAAAACTCTACCAAAGAGGCAGCCGTATATATACTAAAAAGTTTAAAAAATCATCCCATTGCAATAACAAAAACTCCATTTTGGAAAGAGAAACACGCAAAATTGGATAAAAATATATTTAAATCTCAAAAGGTAAAATCAAAAGTAAACTGTAAAGCTTGCCATAAAAATATAGAAAAAGGTATGATAGAAGATGCGGAAATAGAGATTCCAAAGGCTTGA
- a CDS encoding HyaD/HybD family hydrogenase maturation endopeptidase: MSCVIVGVGNILFKDEGVGVYAAKYLEKNYEFEDGVEVIDGGTLGFKLMGYYQEYDKVIIIDTVSIKDTPGSIYNLPSDVLIGLGSYRQTAHEVEVVEMLEICSFLDKMAKVNVVGVVPEDIESVDIDLTETLKKTFNLLINEVLNELKKDNISYKKIDSVSLEEIIKEYNNPTMKGLDVNKV, encoded by the coding sequence TTGAGTTGTGTTATAGTGGGTGTGGGAAATATTCTTTTCAAAGATGAGGGAGTAGGTGTATATGCTGCCAAGTACCTAGAAAAGAATTATGAATTTGAAGATGGAGTAGAAGTTATAGACGGGGGTACCTTAGGTTTTAAACTGATGGGGTATTATCAAGAATATGATAAGGTTATTATTATTGATACCGTATCCATAAAAGATACTCCAGGCTCTATTTATAACCTGCCAAGTGATGTGTTGATAGGCCTTGGAAGTTATAGACAAACGGCACACGAAGTGGAAGTAGTTGAGATGCTTGAGATATGCTCTTTTTTGGATAAAATGGCAAAGGTAAATGTAGTTGGAGTTGTCCCGGAAGATATTGAGAGCGTAGATATAGATTTAACCGAAACTTTGAAAAAAACTTTTAATCTGTTGATCAACGAAGTATTAAATGAACTAAAAAAAGATAACATCTCTTATAAAAAAATAGATAGTGTAAGTTTGGAAGAGATTATAAAAGAGTACAATAATCCTACTATGAAAGGACTCGATGTTAATAAAGTTTAA